GCAATATCAGATAGAGGTTGCTGTAGATAACAATTATTTCTTGTAGCAATAAGGCACTTTCCTGAAGTCTGGACTAACACTCCCTGAGAATGCGACTTGGTAGAAGATGTGCATTCAGTTGCGATGTCCATACTAAACTAAAAAGCTGACCGTCGGACCGATGTAGTCGGAATGTGCATGCAGTCGTCAAAGGGATGCAGTGGTTATCTCACCTATCCCTTGACTCTTGGGTCCTTGACCCAGCTGACAGCTTCAGCAAGCATAGTTACGGCGCAAAGTGTAGATTTCGTCACTGTCAGGCCATCCTTCATCTTTGGATACCCACCACCCTCCGCACGGCCTCCTCGTTCTGCAATCCCGAATCAATAACTCCCGCAACCTTGAGGACATCCACGACACCCTCGACGACCTTCCCACTAACACCTCTAGTCCCTTCACTGAACTTGACATCCTTAATCCACTCACTCGCATCCTCCTGTCCATAGGTACAGCCCAGCTCTCCAGTGCCCAAGAGGGAAACAACCCTCCCCAAATCCGCATTGAACTCTTTGACACCTTCATCAAACACCTCGaacagcttcttcagccgctCATCACCCTCCGGGCCCGGAAACACCGCCGTCGACGCAACAACCATCCAGGATGGCCAAGGGGTAAAGATCTCCCCGATCTTCTTGAGCGGCGGCTTGGGGTTGTCGCTTGTAGCATGGAAATAAGGTTTTGTGGTAAACTGTTCCCACATGAAGAACTCCGCCGATGGGCTCTTTGCCTCGTTGTCACCCGTGACAGCATCCCGTAGAGCCCCGAATGGACCCGTTACAACGGGCGTCAACGAAGAAGATTTCCAGCCTTGTTGCTGCGCGAGAACGAATGACATTATATGCGACCCGCTGCCAGTATTGTATTATGTTAGCTTAGCTCGGTCTCCTTCCACTCTTGCATCTGGGATTGCCCGGCTGATAACTACATATATAGATGTAGATAGGTCCCCTAGGGGAGGGGGCGTAAATGAACTCACCTCCCTAACCGACTAACCCCAACCCGCCCCCCCTCTAGCCCCTTCACGTCCGTCAACTCGTTCCTCTTTCCCCCCGTAACAATTGCCCAACGCAGCGGGGTATCAACCCAATGGCCGACGACTTTGTATCCGCGCTCGCTTTCGTCGGCGGGTGCCTGTTTGCCTGCGAGCCCGGCTATCCAGCCTTCTGTGAGTCCAATCGCGATGTCGATTTCGCCGGAGCGTAGCGATGTAATCATATGCCCTGTTCCGGATGGGAAGGGGGTCAGAGCGAGTTTGAAGGGGAGGGTGTTGGCGGCCGCGGAGCGGAGGGCTAGGTGCAGCGGGGCGAGGTAGTGTTCTGCATTGGGTAAAGATGTTAGTGAGTTATGTAGGAGTAGGGCGTGAAGGATGCGAGTTTATAGGTTGTAGGCCGTAGGTAGGGTAGAAGGGAGCTTGTTtgctgaggttgaggttgctGGTGTGGGTTATGGAATTGCGAGATAAGAGGTGAGTCGAGCATACCGGGCACGTAGCCAATTCGGATAGTTGGTTGTTCTGAAGCCATGGCAGTTGAATTGAAAGTTGGTGTTAAGGAGTCTATGGTGATGTAGGAAAGAAGTTcattagaaatatttaagCGGACCGTTATCAATAATATACAATTCGTCATGATCTTTCCTGGTGGGGTCAGAAAACGCGGGGCTCCCAGCTCTGCGCCATCGGCATATCACGGACAAAATAATGGAAATAGATTCAAAAGAGACAACAAATATCTATCGGTGGCTGATGAATTGCCGACCAGCCGTCTACATGCTTCATGCGCCAATCTCCCAGTTAATCATCAATTCATTCGAAtgtccttttcttccagTGGAATCTCGCTCTCGAGACGTTGCTGCGGGCTTCCGGCACTCCCTGAACCTGAGCCATACAGCCAGAACTGCACGCCTAGGTAGCCATCGCAGATACATTGGAAGATGGCGCACAGCCGAAAGGCCCACGGGATTACTTGCGCACTGGTGAAGAAGTAGCTCAGTTTCATCACGTCACCTAGAATCCATGCGGCGCAAACGGACAGCCGGAATCCCTTGCATGATTGAGATTGGTGATTGGCGATTACCTGCGGCAGAGGTAATGTCGCCTCAATAGCCAAGCCCAAATAACCCAATGAATTGATGTAGGTCGGAGAGTTAGAGATCGGCGTCAGGAGGTGAATGAAAGAGAGAACTCCGACGAAGTAGGCAATGAACAAATAGTATCTGTGGTAGAAAGCGCATTAGATCCAATTTATAGCGTTATCGGGTAGGTTAAAGCATACGGCCGTGTATGCTTCCACTGCCAAAAATCGTACGGCCTCACGAGCCGGTCCTCCGCGCCGCTGAAGGGAATATGAGCCACCCCGCTTTTCTGGCCAGGCGCCGGTCGATTATCCAGGGCAACCTTCAACAGTACAAATTGCACTCCGATCGTAAGGACAGCCTGCGCGAGGAGCGCAACGGAATAGTAGTCGCCGAACCAGAAAAATACCCTGCAGCTGAATGTCAGCATGGCTCAATATCATGGTGGCAGCGGTAGCGGTAGGGCGTACTTCAGGATCGACGCAACAAGCATAATCAGCGGGATATCCAGCGAAAATCCAGCTGagcttcggcttcggtgtATACTGAGGATCTGGTCCGCATAGGAGGTCACCGGGGACGTAACGATACTATTTCCGAGCAGGTGTCAGCAACATCTGGCGCGACTAAGGGGCCTTAATTTCTATGGAATCGTAAGACGTACAAAAGCGGAGCTCCATATTCCAGGAGCTGCGACACGATGTACATCGCGTGAGGTCCTCAAGTCGAACGAGTGGTTGATTGAAAGAGCAGAGTCGGAGTCGGGAGTCCGGGTGCTCAGGAGTCCGAAAAGCGGGAGAGTCGCAGAcgcggaggaagatggtggatCGGTGGGAGCACAAGACAGTTACGTGCGCATTGAACGGCGGTATTGAAGATGCGAGGTAAGAAACGACAGCGTAGCACAGCTCGAGTCCTCGAGCAGGGAACTCTTCCGCAAGCGAACTTCTCAACtgctttccttcttttttttgcctGCTGAGTCAGACGGCCATGGAGCCCCAACAAAAACAAGCTTCCATTGGTTTCACTTTGCCCGATCCGTCTCAGGCTAATACGCACTACGATGACTAGTCTGGTGTAGTTGGGGGGAAAGGCTCAAGAGGTCGTGTGATGGTGTGATATGTTCGTGTATATACTACTCCGACTGTCAATGCTCAGATGCATATTCCACTCTATCTCTACTCTAGCCAAGCATTGCTGAAGCTCAAAACTCAATCCGCCAAGTCTTCCCAATCCCCACATTGGGGCTCTTCACTACTGCATACGGAGCTTTGCCGTCTCCTTGGGTATGGTACTCCAGAGCAGCTGTCGCTGATGCTTTTGCCCCATCCTCAATGACAGTCACCGTGTTCTTTCCCTGCCACTCCTTCGGCGGGTCAATCACCACTATTCTTTCAACCCCGACGCTAGCGATGCTCTTGAGATACGCAGCAGTTTGGGGGCCGTGAGTAGAAATATCTTCCGACACAAGGGAGGAATCTTGGAAGCGGAAGCGGCGGTGGACATATCCCCCGCGTTGGTAGTCGAAAGTTTCACCGTCGTCGACATACAGGGTGCCACCCGCCTGTCCGTTTTTGTCGAGAACCACCACGAGCGTGTATGGGTCGTACTTCATGAGCCCGCTGCTGCGGCGTGGTCGGTCTTTACGGGGGATAACATGTCCTCCCTGCATCAACACTGGCACCTTTTCAATGGGAGCCGGGATCGAGTGAGACTTTCCTGCGCCCTGGTATACAGTGTAGTCGAAGTAGTCATAATACTTCTCATCATCGGAAATGTAAATATCGGCAGTTGTGGCATCCTCAGAGACGACCGGCTTTGCAAGGATACCAGTGGAGCCGAGGTAGAGTTGGTCGTCAATTGTGAAGCCTGCCTCATCTGACGGATGCTCGTAAAACTGCGGTCTCACGATTGGAGTTCCATTCACCGAAGCTTCATGGAAGGCAGTGTACCAGGCAGGTAGAAGCTGGTACCTTAACCGGATGGCTTGCGTAATGATCGAGCGGAATGGCTCTTGGATCAAGTACGGCTCACGACGGCGAGTATCAATATGAGCATGAGCGCGGAAGAACGGATACCAGATACCTGTCTGATACCACCGGGTCAAGAGCTCCTTGCTCGGGTTGTGGAAAAAGCCGCCAACATCTGCACCAGCAAATGGGAAACCGGAAATCCCGTTATTGAGCACCATCGGCAATGAGATTGCCAAGTGCTCCCAGGTAGCTTGGTTGTCTCCGGTCCACATAGCAGACATGCGCTGTGCACCGGCGTAAAATGATCGGGTTAGGATAAATGGTCGACGGACTTCACCCTTCTTGCGCTCCACCATAGCCTGGTATGTAGCATTGACGAAGGTGATACCATTGACATTGTGGATATCACGGTGCTCCCAGTTACCGAAGTGCAGGTTATCCTTGGGCATTGTGGTTTCCGGGCCGTTGAAAACAGAAGGCTCATTCATATCGTTCCAGATGAACACATTTGGAAGGGTTCCCTTGAATTTGTCGTACTTGAAGAGGCCGATCCACCATTTTATTGCCGCGGGGTTGAAACAGTCGACCCAGTTAGACGAGCCTGGCCAGCACCAACCCTCATAGACCTTACTGTCCTTGTCCAGTGTGGCCAGACCTTTGCTCTTCATTTCCTTGGAAATGTCAAACTTGTCTTGGTTCTTGATATGCGGGTCAATGATCACTACAAGTTTGCGCTCCGACTCATCAAGCTGTTTCTCCATGCTGATGGGGTCGGGGAAGGTTAGAGGATCCCAAGTGAAATACTTTCGGTCGTCGAGATATTCAATATCGAGCCAAATAATATCATACGGGATCTGGTACTTGTCGAAGTTTCGGTCAAcctccttgacatcctcgtcaGTCACATAGTTCCAGCGGCATTGGTGGTAGGCGATAGCAAATTGTTGAGGGAGTTGAGTGTAGCCGGTGAGTTCGCCATATTTCTTGCTGATCTCGCTAGGCGAAGGTCCCAAAAAAACGAATACATCAAGCTGCCCGGCTTCGGAGAACCAATGACTTTGGGTATCGGTTTTTGACTTCACAATGTCGATCCAGGTCTCGGCAGCGTTGAGCCAGAAAACCCCAACGGTCGAGTCCTTGCGGTGGGCTTGCATTAGCGGGATTGCACCGTACAAAGTCATGGGGCTGTTTAGTTCATATTCGAACACGTCGGAATTATACAAGCGGTAAGGCTCATCGTGGTTACCAGAACCTCCTCTAGATATTGTTAGTTCCCATTGTCAAAGAATCAAGTCCGGGGCGTCTTACCGAGTTTCCCTCAAGGATAGGGAGTCTGCGTGTTCAGGAATACCAAACACATGTTTGTAACCAGGGAAGCTGATGTCTAGTCCCACACTCTCTGGGCCTCTGGGCTTTGAGTCTGTGTTGCCACCGAAAGTCTCTTCCCACCAAgtgccctcgtcctcctggGAACCAAGAACATCCTGTTCGCCTTCAGCGGGTGCCTCCACCTTTTTCCGCCAGTGTTCCACATTCAAATAACCCTTGTGGTTAAACTGAACATGCGTCTGTCCATCCCTCTGGAAGTCCAcagagaaaggagaatgATGGATCGCAGCCTGGTACGTATTATCAGGTCCATACAAGACCTTGGTTATCCCATCCTGAACTTCGGGGCTCAAGGTCGCAGACTTGCTGACTTCTAGTCCTCCAACCAAGGTCCAAGACTGGGCATCATTATATCGTTCTTTACGTGCGGAACTTCCATGGCGGATTTCAATGTCCCCACTCATgcgcttttcttcatcaacgacgACTCGTGCGACTCCGGATTCGAGGAAAGAGATAACCAGTGGCAACCTGACTTTCTCGGCGGGAGATATGGTCTTTAAAATCGTTCCATGCAATTGGCCGTCCTTGAATTGGATGCCCGAAGGGTCGAGTTCGTAGGGGGAGCTCCAGGATGAGCCCTTGGCGGAGATATCGTCGGCAAACGCTCTGTTGCGTTTACAGAACCCCGATTGGGAGCATTTCTTGAAATTCTCATGTTTCACGGTGACTATGGGAGCCTATGGGTCAGATTcgaatattagaataaatgTGTGGGTGAAGTAGCCTTACCTCCAGGTACGACAAAGCACCCAAATAGTATCGCTAGGGTAAGCAGCAGGGTCCAGCTGGGCGACAGTCGGCTCGGGGCCATTATGGCTGATTTGGTGAAGGCAACCAGAGGCCCTCAATCTCCGAGAGTATCAATGCTTGCAGCAAATAGTGACCTGACCTGCATCTACCAGAGCTGAGGTCCTTTGGCGTTGCTGATAGACCAACTTGGAGAACAGTCAGTGCTTCCAGGCTGGCCTCATGGAGTGGAGGCGGAGAGCTGCTGTTTGGGCTAAACAGACACTAGTCCTCTTTGAGTAGCTGGGGTTGGACACCTTGCCACTCAGGCCAGAAATATGAGTCCTGACCATTCAGGCCGCAAGGCTGTCAGGCATGCACCGCAGCCCCTCAGACCAGATTCTCTCAGCGCCCCACACAGGCGTTTAGACCCGGAATAAGAAGAATTTCGCCAGCTCAACACCAGCTTTCGTTTCTTCCCTCCTTTTCTAACGCATCTCACTGACTTCCTTgtcccctccctctccaaTTCCTATTAA
This sequence is a window from Aspergillus puulaauensis MK2 DNA, chromosome 6, nearly complete sequence. Protein-coding genes within it:
- a CDS encoding uncharacterized protein (COG:S;~EggNog:ENOG410PHSK), encoding MASEQPTIRIGYVPEHYLAPLHLALRSAAANTLPFKLALTPFPSGTGHMITSLRSGEIDIAIGLTEGWIAGLAGKQAPADESERGYKVVGHWVDTPLRWAIVTGGKRNELTDVKGLEGGRVGVSRLGSGSHIMSFVLAQQQGWKSSSLTPVVTGPFGALRDAVTGDNEAKSPSAEFFMWEQFTTKPYFHATSDNPKPPLKKIGEIFTPWPSWMVVASTAVFPGPEGDERLKKLFEVFDEGVKEFNADLGRVVSLLGTGELGCTYGQEDASEWIKDVKFSEGTRGVSGKVVEGVVDVLKVAGVIDSGLQNEEAVRRVVGIQR
- a CDS encoding PQ-loop repeat-containing protein (COG:S;~EggNog:ENOG410PHKS;~InterPro:IPR006603;~PFAM:PF04193;~TransMembrane:2 (o16-40i79-97o)), coding for MLVASILKVFFWFGDYYSVALLAQAVLTIGVQFVLLKVALDNRPAPGQKSGVAHIPFSGAEDRLVRPYDFWQWKHTRPYYLFIAYFVGVLSFIHLLTPISNSPTYINSLGYLGLAIEATLPLPQVIANHQSQSCKGFRLSVCAAWILGDVMKLSYFFTSAQVIPWAFRLCAIFQCICDGYLGVQFWLYGSGSGSAGSPQQRLESEIPLEEKDIRMN
- a CDS encoding glucan 1,3-alpha-glucosidase ROT2 (BUSCO:EOG09260B3X;~CAZy:GH31;~COG:G;~EggNog:ENOG410PH3V;~InterPro:IPR025887,IPR000322,IPR017853,IPR011013, IPR013780,IPR030458,IPR033403;~PFAM:PF13802,PF17137,PF01055;~SECRETED:SignalP(1-29);~go_function: GO:0003824 - catalytic activity [Evidence IEA];~go_function: GO:0004553 - hydrolase activity, hydrolyzing O-glycosyl compounds [Evidence IEA];~go_function: GO:0030246 - carbohydrate binding [Evidence IEA];~go_process: GO:0005975 - carbohydrate metabolic process [Evidence IEA]); this translates as MAPSRLSPSWTLLLTLAILFGCFVVPGVTVKHENFKKCSQSGFCKRNRAFADDISAKGSSWSSPYELDPSGIQFKDGQLHGTILKTISPAEKVRLPLVISFLESGVARVVVDEEKRMSGDIEIRHGSSARKERYNDAQSWTLVGGLEVSKSATLSPEVQDGITKVLYGPDNTYQAAIHHSPFSVDFQRDGQTHVQFNHKGYLNVEHWRKKVEAPAEGEQDVLGSQEDEGTWWEETFGGNTDSKPRGPESVGLDISFPGYKHVFGIPEHADSLSLRETRGGSGNHDEPYRLYNSDVFEYELNSPMTLYGAIPLMQAHRKDSTVGVFWLNAAETWIDIVKSKTDTQSHWFSEAGQLDVFVFLGPSPSEISKKYGELTGYTQLPQQFAIAYHQCRWNYVTDEDVKEVDRNFDKYQIPYDIIWLDIEYLDDRKYFTWDPLTFPDPISMEKQLDESERKLVVIIDPHIKNQDKFDISKEMKSKGLATLDKDSKVYEGWCWPGSSNWVDCFNPAAIKWWIGLFKYDKFKGTLPNVFIWNDMNEPSVFNGPETTMPKDNLHFGNWEHRDIHNVNGITFVNATYQAMVERKKGEVRRPFILTRSFYAGAQRMSAMWTGDNQATWEHLAISLPMVLNNGISGFPFAGADVGGFFHNPSKELLTRWYQTGIWYPFFRAHAHIDTRRREPYLIQEPFRSIITQAIRLRYQLLPAWYTAFHEASVNGTPIVRPQFYEHPSDEAGFTIDDQLYLGSTGILAKPVVSEDATTADIYISDDEKYYDYFDYTVYQGAGKSHSIPAPIEKVPVLMQGGHVIPRKDRPRRSSGLMKYDPYTLVVVLDKNGQAGGTLYVDDGETFDYQRGGYVHRRFRFQDSSLVSEDISTHGPQTAAYLKSIASVGVERIVVIDPPKEWQGKNTVTVIEDGAKASATAALEYHTQGDGKAPYAVVKSPNVGIGKTWRIEF